A region of Streptomyces halobius DNA encodes the following proteins:
- a CDS encoding HAMP domain-containing protein: protein MSLLGGIRPPIAVLSALLLALAGLTAVGLGGSQESVPKAVFTSQQHFAEDGAIALRASLDESVTDFQRAAALASAGPPADADHVLDTLGNVYEKWRGTAVVDIASGKLRAARGESLPLAAIDRTKLADDGGLAPRMVRLRNGETRLLSLALLSWEGRPQQLLVGSSSLKVPGISLGAFRSIAVVDTKGTVLSSDGIPEPEQVLTDLQRKEAGRSRRQLSAFARDAAVKAAQHPAKAKELGSGGFPGVSGSLTGEAHAGERAVAGYATLATTDPKEHSTATGLGLTVVAMVPVTEEPGGTADSLFGLLAAAALLLIGALTVGLLLGTVQRPLLQLFLESRRLSRGDLARPVRVPRHGEAARIGRALESLRGQLLGERPEHASFASGPPDAVHRHRPAAGPRRIPGLRLLGKTGTRGLLAVCACLLLAWSAPLGFLLNRTDGTVTVPQQLVNDQRERTDTLADRVRRALNEGHTDLTSVASLLGADTTAGQAQTLLHRTLYEHHRYRSLYVVDANGGVLSRVGEDPRATDGAGRDRQLAVVNDHGKEPVIVGAASVPGRKGATVVGEFRIDFLNALLKRPGLGQIRLVDADHRVIGGNTGYRAFQDLPAERLDRLVTAVNLKAGSAKRAGGILSRTGEGAKVAAAAPFTGGGVAEPLGWTVVSWQSATHLDTPESIREHRSLLAGLLGLTAAAACLGWLHIVVVRPLRELAGQAETLAAGDRRTVLYPRHHDEVGAVSRSLELIRQRLPARSAPAGRPAPTSDPRN, encoded by the coding sequence ATGTCGCTGCTGGGCGGTATCCGCCCGCCGATCGCGGTGCTGTCGGCGCTGCTGCTCGCGCTGGCCGGACTCACCGCCGTCGGACTCGGCGGCTCCCAGGAGAGCGTCCCCAAGGCGGTGTTCACCTCCCAGCAGCACTTCGCCGAGGACGGCGCCATCGCGCTGCGGGCCTCCCTCGACGAGAGCGTCACCGACTTCCAGCGCGCCGCCGCGCTCGCCTCCGCGGGCCCGCCGGCCGACGCCGACCACGTCCTGGACACCCTCGGCAACGTCTACGAGAAGTGGCGCGGCACGGCCGTGGTCGACATCGCCTCCGGGAAGCTGCGCGCGGCCCGCGGCGAATCGCTGCCGCTGGCCGCGATCGACCGTACGAAACTCGCCGATGACGGCGGCCTGGCCCCGCGGATGGTCCGGCTGCGCAACGGCGAGACCCGGCTGCTTTCGCTCGCCCTGCTCTCCTGGGAGGGCCGACCGCAGCAACTCCTCGTCGGCTCCAGCAGTCTGAAGGTCCCCGGGATCAGCCTGGGCGCGTTCCGCTCCATCGCGGTGGTCGACACGAAGGGCACGGTCCTCAGCAGCGACGGCATCCCGGAGCCCGAGCAGGTGCTGACCGACCTCCAGCGCAAGGAGGCCGGCCGGTCCCGGCGCCAGCTGTCGGCGTTCGCCCGCGATGCCGCCGTCAAGGCGGCCCAGCACCCGGCCAAGGCCAAGGAGCTCGGCTCGGGCGGCTTCCCCGGCGTGAGCGGGAGCCTGACCGGCGAGGCCCATGCGGGGGAGCGGGCGGTCGCCGGCTACGCCACCCTCGCCACCACGGACCCCAAGGAGCACTCCACCGCCACGGGCCTCGGGCTGACCGTGGTCGCCATGGTCCCGGTGACCGAGGAGCCCGGTGGTACCGCCGATTCGCTGTTCGGCCTGCTCGCTGCGGCGGCGCTGCTGTTGATCGGCGCGCTGACCGTGGGGCTGCTGCTGGGCACCGTCCAACGGCCGCTGCTCCAGCTGTTCCTGGAGAGCCGCCGCCTCTCCCGCGGCGACCTCGCCCGCCCGGTGCGCGTCCCCCGGCACGGCGAAGCGGCCCGGATCGGCCGCGCACTGGAGAGCCTGCGCGGCCAGCTGCTCGGGGAGCGGCCGGAGCACGCGTCCTTCGCGTCCGGGCCCCCGGACGCGGTGCACCGGCACCGTCCGGCCGCCGGTCCGCGCCGGATCCCGGGCCTTCGCCTACTCGGCAAGACGGGTACCCGCGGCCTGCTGGCCGTCTGCGCCTGTCTGCTGCTGGCCTGGTCCGCGCCCCTGGGCTTTCTGCTCAACCGCACCGACGGCACGGTCACCGTCCCCCAGCAGCTCGTCAACGACCAGCGCGAACGCACCGACACCCTCGCCGACCGGGTGCGCCGCGCACTCAACGAGGGGCACACCGACCTGACGTCGGTGGCCTCGCTCCTCGGCGCGGACACCACGGCGGGCCAGGCCCAAACCCTCCTGCACCGGACCCTGTACGAGCACCACCGCTACCGGTCGCTGTACGTCGTGGACGCCAACGGAGGTGTGCTCAGCCGGGTCGGCGAGGACCCGCGCGCCACTGACGGTGCCGGCCGCGACCGGCAGCTCGCCGTCGTCAACGACCATGGCAAGGAGCCGGTGATCGTCGGCGCTGCATCGGTGCCCGGCCGCAAGGGCGCCACCGTCGTCGGCGAATTCCGTATCGACTTCCTCAACGCGCTGCTCAAGCGGCCCGGCCTGGGCCAGATCCGGTTGGTCGACGCCGACCACCGGGTCATCGGCGGCAACACCGGCTACCGGGCGTTCCAGGACCTGCCCGCCGAGCGGCTGGACCGCCTGGTGACGGCGGTCAACCTCAAGGCCGGCAGCGCGAAACGGGCCGGCGGCATCCTCTCCCGTACGGGCGAGGGCGCCAAGGTCGCCGCGGCCGCTCCGTTCACCGGCGGCGGCGTCGCCGAACCGCTCGGCTGGACGGTGGTCAGCTGGCAGTCCGCGACCCATCTGGACACCCCGGAGTCCATCCGCGAGCACCGCTCCCTGCTGGCCGGTCTGCTCGGGCTGACCGCGGCCGCGGCCTGCCTCGGCTGGCTGCACATCGTCGTCGTACGGCCGCTGCGCGAACTGGCCGGGCAGGCCGAGACGCTGGCCGCCGGCGACCGCCGCACGGTGCTCTACCCCCGCCACCACGACGAGGTCGGCGCGGTCAGCCGCAGCCTGGAGCTGATCCGGCAGCGACTGCCGGCCAGGTCCGCGCCCGCCGGCCGGCCCGCCCCGACCAGCGACCCAAGGAACTGA
- a CDS encoding phosphotransferase — translation MTAPLLGRLAALSAGPAPGGGPTPETAPEVLADRPDGTVVRSGRTVAKAHAPGCDPRDLAARLAIAAHPSLHGILLPPLPVTAPGGYLTCAEDGRALTRWPYGSPVSSEDPEAAPWEDAARLLARLHAVDASQLPGPVPSMRGPAKAARALSRLRTALAQHPPRPGPGSLSAAADAIERAWTLLPPWARAAAPPPLSTSLCHGDLHLGQLVRHPAADGPWLLIDLDDLGLGNPSWDLARPASWFATGLLAPDLWSRFLSAYRAAGGRAVRPDGDPWADLETPARALTVQTAALAVAKAATASRPLDEIESAVVDACARMTSLPEQLAPAART, via the coding sequence ATGACCGCACCACTCCTCGGCCGCCTGGCGGCTCTCTCGGCGGGCCCCGCCCCGGGAGGCGGGCCGACGCCGGAGACGGCCCCCGAAGTGCTCGCCGACCGCCCCGACGGCACGGTCGTCCGCAGCGGCCGGACGGTCGCCAAGGCGCACGCCCCCGGCTGCGACCCGCGCGATCTCGCCGCGCGCCTGGCCATCGCCGCCCACCCGTCGCTGCACGGCATCCTGCTGCCCCCGCTCCCGGTCACCGCCCCCGGCGGCTATCTGACCTGCGCCGAGGACGGCCGCGCGCTGACCCGCTGGCCGTACGGCAGCCCGGTCTCGTCCGAGGACCCGGAGGCCGCGCCATGGGAGGACGCCGCCCGCCTGCTGGCCCGGCTGCACGCCGTGGACGCGTCCCAACTGCCCGGCCCCGTACCGTCGATGCGCGGCCCCGCCAAGGCCGCCCGCGCCCTGTCCCGTCTGCGCACCGCCCTCGCGCAGCATCCACCACGACCGGGCCCCGGATCTCTTTCCGCCGCCGCCGACGCCATCGAGCGCGCCTGGACCCTCCTGCCGCCCTGGGCCCGCGCCGCCGCCCCGCCACCCCTCAGCACGTCCCTCTGCCACGGCGATCTCCACCTCGGCCAGCTCGTCCGGCATCCCGCCGCCGACGGTCCCTGGCTGCTGATAGACCTCGACGACCTGGGCCTGGGCAACCCGTCCTGGGACCTCGCCCGCCCCGCCTCCTGGTTCGCCACCGGCCTGCTCGCCCCGGATCTCTGGTCCCGTTTCCTGTCCGCCTACCGCGCCGCCGGCGGCCGCGCCGTACGCCCCGACGGCGATCCCTGGGCCGACCTGGAGACACCCGCCCGCGCCCTCACCGTGCAGACCGCCGCGCTCGCCGTCGCCAAGGCCGCCACCGCGTCCCGCCCGCTGGACGAGATCGAGTCGGCCGTCGTCGACGCCTGCGCCCGGATGACTTCACTGCCGGAGCAGTTGGCACCCGCCGCCCGGACGTAG
- a CDS encoding C40 family peptidase: MTTTDKRRRNRVLHAATVIALLAGSAVLTVALREEQQANTPTVQAVTEPGAAPADAKGSGTQGERWERLSNPARTVLRDGAGKVLATFTDGARTATLTGPSRSFTEPAHTASRIVTEDWVRLMPEKWRVGAETEPWFTKWFKEMRDSTADDVFAIAFQYVEGAPVKKDAAGVAYAGDANFGPINPNGRVGADLRLEQSDFYDYLGIPYTFRDGTHVTPEAARARSMDCSGFIRTVFGYRARFPLMSSDTTGDGLPRTANGMARSKTGVDIIKLKGAAPRYERPASIDQLQPGDLVFFWLDARTKDRLDHVGIYLGQDTDGHRIFISSREEVNGPTIGDKGGVSRLDGNGFYAELLRSAKRL; the protein is encoded by the coding sequence ATGACCACCACCGACAAGCGCCGCCGGAACCGCGTACTGCACGCCGCCACGGTGATCGCCCTGCTGGCCGGCAGCGCCGTGCTCACCGTCGCCCTGCGCGAGGAACAGCAGGCCAATACCCCCACCGTCCAGGCTGTCACCGAACCCGGCGCGGCCCCGGCCGACGCCAAGGGCTCGGGCACCCAGGGCGAGCGCTGGGAGCGGCTGAGCAATCCCGCCCGCACGGTGCTGCGCGACGGCGCCGGCAAGGTGCTCGCCACCTTCACCGACGGCGCCCGTACGGCCACCCTGACCGGGCCCAGCCGCAGCTTCACCGAGCCCGCGCACACCGCGTCCCGGATCGTCACCGAGGACTGGGTGCGGCTGATGCCGGAGAAATGGCGGGTCGGCGCCGAGACCGAGCCCTGGTTCACCAAGTGGTTCAAGGAGATGCGCGACAGCACCGCGGACGACGTCTTCGCCATCGCCTTCCAATACGTCGAGGGAGCGCCGGTGAAGAAGGACGCCGCCGGTGTCGCGTACGCGGGCGACGCCAACTTCGGGCCGATCAACCCCAACGGCCGCGTCGGCGCCGATCTCCGGCTGGAACAGTCCGACTTCTACGACTACCTCGGTATCCCGTACACCTTCCGCGACGGCACCCACGTCACCCCCGAAGCCGCCCGGGCTCGTTCCATGGACTGCTCCGGGTTCATTCGTACGGTCTTCGGCTACCGGGCCCGCTTCCCCCTGATGTCGTCCGACACGACCGGCGACGGGCTGCCGCGTACCGCCAACGGCATGGCCCGTTCGAAGACCGGCGTGGACATCATCAAGCTCAAGGGTGCCGCACCGCGCTACGAACGGCCGGCCTCCATCGACCAGTTGCAACCCGGGGACCTGGTTTTCTTCTGGCTCGACGCCCGGACCAAGGACCGCCTCGACCATGTCGGCATCTACCTGGGCCAGGACACCGACGGCCACCGGATCTTCATCTCCAGCCGGGAAGAGGTCAACGGACCCACCATCGGCGACAAGGGCGGCGTTTCCCGCCTCGACGGCAACGGCTTCTACGCCGAACTGCTGCGCAGCGCCAAGCGCCTGTAA
- a CDS encoding poly-gamma-glutamate biosynthesis protein PgsC/CapC, translated as MIPAVLTPEIAAIGIALGLLFSLVCYLTTNLSPGGMITPGWLALTLVEDLQLVSMVVGVTVLTYLATLLVQRHVILYGKRLFAAVVLLGVFLQATLLFILQREFPLMYSNQTLGFIVPGLIAYQLARQPKGATLLATGSVTLVNYVVITAGILLGALPST; from the coding sequence TTGATCCCCGCCGTCCTGACCCCCGAGATCGCCGCCATCGGTATCGCCCTGGGGCTGCTGTTCTCGCTGGTCTGCTACCTGACGACCAACCTGTCCCCGGGCGGCATGATCACCCCGGGCTGGCTGGCGCTGACCCTGGTCGAGGACCTCCAGCTGGTGTCCATGGTCGTCGGCGTCACCGTTCTGACGTATCTGGCGACCCTGCTGGTCCAGCGCCATGTGATCCTCTACGGCAAGCGGCTGTTCGCCGCCGTCGTGCTGCTCGGTGTGTTCCTGCAGGCGACCCTGCTGTTCATCCTCCAGCGCGAGTTCCCGCTGATGTACTCCAACCAGACCCTGGGCTTCATCGTCCCCGGTCTGATCGCCTACCAGCTGGCCCGTCAGCCCAAGGGCGCCACCCTCCTCGCCACCGGCTCGGTCACCCTCGTCAACTACGTGGTGATCACCGCCGGCATCCTGCTCGGCGCGCTGCCGTCCACCTGA
- a CDS encoding TFIIB-type zinc ribbon-containing protein produces MQCPKCHAPMHTYNRNGVHIEQCAGCRGIFLDYGELESLSRLEAQWTQQAPPPPAPQAYPAAPAWGAPHQGHHGHHGHHRRSFGHMLFSS; encoded by the coding sequence ATGCAGTGCCCCAAGTGTCACGCACCCATGCATACGTACAACCGCAATGGCGTGCATATCGAGCAGTGCGCCGGCTGCCGGGGAATCTTCCTCGACTACGGGGAGCTGGAGTCTCTGAGCCGCCTGGAGGCGCAGTGGACCCAGCAGGCCCCGCCGCCGCCAGCCCCGCAGGCGTACCCCGCCGCCCCGGCCTGGGGCGCCCCGCACCAGGGCCACCACGGGCACCACGGGCATCACCGCCGCAGCTTCGGCCACATGCTCTTCTCCTCTTGA
- a CDS encoding serine/threonine-protein kinase: protein MAMMRLRREDPRVVGSFRLHRRLGAGGMGVVYLGSDKRGQRVALKVIRPDLAEDQEFRSRFAREVSAARRIRGGCTARLVAADLDADRPWFATQYVPGPSLHDKVNDEGPLSPAQVASIGAALSEGLLAVHDAGVVHRDLKPSNILLSPKGPRIIDFGIAWATGASTLTHVGTAVGSPGFLAPEQVRGAAVTPATDIFALGATLAYACTADSPFGQGSSEVMLYRVVHEEAQLAGVPDALSPLLASCLAKDPVDRPSTLSLSLRLKEIAAREAHGLSGGPLENGSGSGGGWGRAERRPGDRPAGQRADEYARQRTERRPSGTPVPRPQSSRPSSSREATGRPGGPASAPGTNPRTGGRGSGRVPAARIGGRNGARSPVRTASGGRRPGPDRRLLRQRVIVFVVVTLLVALGIAAAQGCQGPAQGLGAGRAAGVVVYEGGGAGQGVP, encoded by the coding sequence ATGGCGATGATGCGGCTCCGGCGCGAGGACCCGCGTGTCGTCGGGTCGTTCCGGCTGCACCGCCGGCTCGGCGCGGGCGGGATGGGCGTGGTCTATCTCGGCTCGGACAAGCGCGGCCAGCGGGTGGCCCTGAAGGTGATCCGGCCGGATCTGGCGGAGGATCAGGAGTTCCGCTCACGCTTCGCGCGCGAGGTGTCGGCGGCCCGGCGGATCCGCGGCGGCTGTACCGCCCGGCTGGTCGCCGCCGATCTCGACGCGGACCGCCCGTGGTTCGCCACCCAGTACGTGCCCGGCCCCTCGCTGCACGACAAGGTGAACGACGAAGGGCCGCTGTCGCCGGCGCAGGTCGCCTCCATCGGTGCCGCGCTCTCCGAAGGGCTGCTCGCCGTCCATGACGCGGGCGTCGTCCACCGCGACCTGAAGCCGTCCAACATCCTGCTGTCCCCCAAGGGGCCGCGGATCATCGACTTCGGTATCGCGTGGGCCACCGGCGCCAGCACGCTCACGCATGTCGGTACGGCCGTCGGCTCGCCGGGCTTTCTCGCGCCGGAGCAGGTGCGCGGGGCCGCGGTGACACCGGCGACGGACATCTTCGCCCTGGGCGCCACGCTCGCGTACGCCTGTACCGCGGACTCCCCCTTCGGGCAGGGCAGTTCGGAAGTCATGCTCTACCGGGTGGTGCACGAGGAGGCGCAGCTGGCCGGGGTGCCCGACGCACTGTCGCCGCTGCTCGCGTCGTGTCTGGCCAAGGACCCGGTGGACCGCCCGAGCACCTTGTCGCTGTCGTTGCGGCTCAAGGAGATCGCGGCCCGGGAGGCGCACGGTCTGTCCGGTGGCCCGCTGGAGAACGGCTCGGGCTCCGGGGGCGGTTGGGGGCGCGCGGAGCGCCGCCCGGGGGACCGGCCGGCCGGGCAGCGGGCCGACGAGTACGCACGGCAGCGCACCGAACGACGACCCTCGGGCACTCCCGTGCCGCGTCCGCAGTCGTCCCGGCCCTCGTCGTCCCGCGAGGCGACGGGCCGGCCGGGCGGGCCCGCCTCGGCGCCGGGCACCAACCCGCGGACAGGCGGGCGCGGTTCGGGGCGGGTCCCGGCGGCGCGGATCGGGGGGCGGAACGGTGCGCGTTCCCCGGTGCGTACGGCATCGGGCGGGCGCCGCCCCGGTCCCGACCGCAGACTGCTGCGCCAGCGGGTCATCGTGTTCGTGGTGGTGACGCTGCTGGTGGCGCTGGGCATCGCGGCGGCCCAGGGCTGCCAGGGACCGGCGCAGGGGCTGGGCGCGGGGCGGGCGGCGGGTGTTGTGGTGTACGAGGGCGGGGGCGCGGGTCAGGGGGTCCCTTAG
- a CDS encoding TrmH family RNA methyltransferase, with product MADIITVDDPDDPRLRDYTGLTDVELRRRREPAEGLFIAEGEKVIRRARHAGYEMRSMLLSAKWIDVMRDVIDEVPAPVYAVSPDLAERVTGYHVHRGALASMQRKPLPHPTELLGTARRIVVMEAVNDHTDIGAMLPLGLQRSAGQRVAIFEDIVDHANLGAAFRNAAALGVDAVFLTPRCADPLYRRAVKVSMGAVFHVPWTRLTSWPKDIELFRQHGFVTAALCLGEKSITIDELSARRYEKLALMLGTEGDGLSVDALRAADEWVRIPMAAGVDSLNVAAASAVAFYATRLR from the coding sequence GTGGCAGACATCATCACCGTCGATGACCCGGACGACCCGCGCCTGCGCGACTACACCGGCCTCACCGACGTCGAACTGCGGCGCCGCCGCGAGCCCGCCGAAGGGCTCTTCATCGCCGAGGGCGAGAAGGTCATCCGGCGCGCCCGGCACGCCGGCTACGAGATGCGCTCCATGCTGCTCTCGGCCAAGTGGATCGACGTCATGCGCGATGTCATCGACGAGGTCCCGGCACCGGTCTACGCGGTCAGCCCGGACCTCGCCGAGCGGGTGACGGGCTACCACGTCCACCGCGGTGCCCTGGCCTCCATGCAGCGCAAACCGCTCCCGCACCCCACCGAACTGCTCGGCACCGCCCGCCGCATCGTCGTCATGGAAGCGGTCAACGACCACACCGACATCGGGGCGATGTTGCCTTTGGGTCTCCAAAGGAGTGCAGGTCAGCGCGTCGCCATCTTCGAGGACATCGTTGATCACGCGAATCTGGGGGCTGCCTTCCGCAACGCAGCCGCTCTGGGGGTGGACGCTGTTTTCCTCACGCCACGCTGCGCTGACCCCCTTTACCGGCGGGCCGTGAAGGTGTCGATGGGCGCTGTCTTCCACGTTCCCTGGACCCGGCTGACCTCTTGGCCGAAGGACATCGAGCTGTTCCGTCAGCACGGCTTCGTGACGGCTGCCCTGTGCCTCGGTGAGAAGTCGATCACGATTGACGAACTGTCCGCCCGCCGGTACGAGAAGCTGGCCCTGATGCTCGGCACCGAAGGCGACGGGCTGTCGGTCGACGCCCTACGCGCGGCCGATGAATGGGTCCGGATCCCGATGGCCGCAGGAGTGGACTCCCTCAACGTCGCCGCAGCCTCCGCCGTGGCCTTCTACGCGACGAGGCTCAGGTGA
- a CDS encoding CapA family protein, with product MNRSTRFRPFRRAVLALTVSATAGCGLLPLGGAQAEAAPTAFTLAAGGDILIHPQLTGQARRDAGGTEDGDTPPDFTRIMAGVAPVLRRADLAVCHFAPVVGGPKGPFQSYPDFLVPPQITTAIKGAGYDTCSTASQHTLDHGPAGVRRTLDALDKAGLRHTGSARSRAEAQRPLIMDVKGVKVAQLSFAFGFNGREVPEDKPWLVNQTSFARIAAAERAARKAGAEVVVLSIHWGREHHPEASAPQVALARRIAKETGIDLVIGHHAHVVQPMEKVNGTWIAYGLGNQLARHDVPSGLTEEGAIGWFEFTRRDSGGWDVAARFVPTLVEIPPDDRAPDEAEPAREPGAPRDHRLVDVAAALRDDRRLSERQRARYQVAFERTEGTLLNRGAAKDGLRPLTELPG from the coding sequence ATGAACCGTTCCACCCGCTTTCGCCCGTTCCGCCGTGCAGTGCTCGCGCTCACTGTGAGCGCCACCGCCGGCTGTGGGCTTCTCCCCTTGGGCGGAGCGCAGGCGGAGGCGGCGCCGACCGCGTTCACGCTGGCCGCCGGGGGCGACATCCTCATCCACCCGCAACTCACCGGCCAGGCACGGCGGGACGCGGGCGGCACGGAAGACGGCGACACACCTCCGGACTTCACCAGGATTATGGCTGGGGTGGCTCCCGTGCTGCGCCGCGCGGACCTGGCGGTCTGCCACTTCGCACCGGTCGTCGGCGGCCCGAAGGGCCCCTTCCAGAGCTACCCGGATTTCCTCGTACCACCGCAGATCACCACCGCGATCAAGGGCGCCGGATACGACACCTGCTCGACCGCCTCCCAGCACACCCTCGACCACGGCCCGGCCGGTGTCCGGCGGACCCTGGACGCCCTGGACAAGGCCGGACTGCGGCACACCGGCTCGGCGCGCAGCCGGGCCGAGGCCCAACGGCCGCTGATCATGGACGTCAAGGGCGTCAAGGTCGCCCAGCTCTCCTTCGCCTTCGGCTTCAACGGCCGCGAGGTCCCCGAGGACAAGCCCTGGCTGGTCAACCAAACCTCCTTCGCCAGGATCGCCGCCGCCGAGCGCGCGGCCCGCAAGGCCGGCGCCGAGGTGGTCGTCCTCAGTATCCACTGGGGCCGCGAGCACCATCCGGAAGCCTCCGCGCCCCAAGTGGCGTTGGCCCGCCGGATCGCCAAGGAGACCGGTATCGACCTGGTCATCGGCCATCACGCGCATGTCGTCCAGCCGATGGAGAAGGTCAACGGCACCTGGATCGCGTACGGGCTGGGCAATCAGCTCGCCCGGCACGACGTACCGTCCGGGCTCACCGAGGAAGGCGCCATCGGCTGGTTCGAGTTCACCCGGCGCGACAGCGGGGGCTGGGATGTGGCGGCGCGCTTCGTTCCCACCCTCGTGGAGATCCCGCCGGACGACCGGGCCCCGGACGAGGCGGAGCCGGCCCGCGAGCCGGGCGCGCCCAGGGACCACCGGCTGGTCGACGTGGCCGCCGCGCTGCGCGACGACCGGCGGCTGAGCGAGCGGCAACGCGCCCGCTACCAGGTCGCGTTCGAGCGCACCGAGGGGACACTGCTCAACCGCGGCGCGGCCAAGGACGGTCTGCGGCCGCTCACCGAACTGCCCGGCTGA
- the pgsB gene encoding poly-gamma-glutamate synthase PgsB has product MLFLYLVLVVCCAVLLVAGVIEQRRHFDNLARIPTRVLVNGIRGKSSITRLCAGALRGGDLTTVAKTTGTAARFIHPDATEEPVYRKFGIANVVEQIGIVRRAAAYRPDALVIECMAVMPALQEINQSKLIRSTIGVLCNVREDHLEEMGPTLDDVARSLSRSMPEGGICVTAERDRFAILQEEADARNCQLVYADPDSVTDEELRGFSWFTFKENVAIALTVAELLGVDRQTALKGMYDAPPDPGVLSVERYRTPDGKRLRFANVFAANDPESTTMNIEQLLQLGAIRRPLNLVINCRPDRVERNGQMGQLVPGLAPEKAFLIGQPTKSALDAIPAEWRHRAVDLGGERREPGEFMAELFARLGPDSSLAAIGNIHGQGEALLEQLAELPHDGGPGDETGGTGPADQQAAVPHPTPYDPLDPLDPFGSYDPHVPGEPR; this is encoded by the coding sequence GTGCTCTTTCTCTACCTCGTCCTCGTGGTGTGCTGCGCCGTCCTGCTGGTCGCCGGCGTCATCGAACAGCGCCGGCACTTCGACAACCTCGCCCGCATCCCGACCCGGGTACTGGTCAACGGCATCCGAGGCAAGAGCTCCATCACCCGGCTGTGCGCCGGCGCACTGCGCGGCGGCGACCTGACCACCGTCGCCAAGACCACCGGCACCGCGGCCCGGTTCATCCACCCGGACGCCACCGAGGAGCCCGTCTACCGCAAATTCGGCATCGCCAATGTCGTCGAGCAGATCGGCATCGTGCGGCGGGCCGCCGCCTACCGGCCGGACGCCCTGGTCATCGAGTGCATGGCGGTGATGCCGGCGCTCCAGGAGATCAATCAGAGCAAGCTGATCCGCTCCACCATCGGTGTGCTGTGCAATGTCCGCGAGGACCATCTGGAGGAGATGGGACCGACGCTGGACGATGTGGCCCGCTCGCTGTCCCGCTCGATGCCCGAGGGCGGCATCTGCGTGACGGCCGAGCGGGACCGGTTCGCGATCCTCCAGGAGGAGGCGGACGCCCGTAACTGCCAACTGGTCTACGCCGACCCGGACAGTGTCACCGACGAGGAGCTGCGCGGCTTCAGCTGGTTCACGTTCAAGGAGAACGTCGCCATCGCGCTGACCGTCGCCGAACTCCTCGGCGTGGACCGGCAGACGGCCCTGAAGGGCATGTACGACGCGCCGCCGGACCCGGGAGTGCTGTCGGTGGAGCGGTACCGCACCCCGGACGGCAAGCGGCTGCGGTTCGCCAACGTCTTCGCGGCCAACGACCCCGAGTCCACCACGATGAACATCGAGCAGCTGCTCCAACTGGGCGCGATCCGGCGGCCGTTGAACCTGGTCATCAACTGCCGCCCGGACCGGGTGGAGCGCAACGGCCAGATGGGCCAGCTCGTCCCCGGGCTGGCGCCGGAGAAGGCCTTCCTCATCGGCCAGCCCACCAAGAGCGCCCTGGACGCGATCCCCGCCGAGTGGCGGCACCGCGCGGTGGACCTCGGAGGGGAACGCCGGGAGCCCGGGGAGTTCATGGCCGAGCTCTTCGCCCGGCTCGGCCCCGACTCGTCCCTCGCGGCCATCGGCAACATCCACGGCCAGGGCGAGGCGCTCCTGGAGCAGCTCGCCGAACTGCCGCACGACGGCGGGCCGGGGGACGAAACCGGTGGCACCGGGCCCGCGGACCAGCAGGCCGCCGTCCCTCACCCCACCCCGTACGACCCGCTTGACCCGCTTGACCCGTTCGGCTCGTACGATCCGCACGTCCCAGGAGAACCCCGTTGA